From a single Flavobacterium sp. genomic region:
- a CDS encoding 3-phosphoshikimate 1-carboxyvinyltransferase: MNLLLKNSKLETRNSKLQITGSKSETNRLLLLQALYPNLILENTSNSDDSEVMFKALQNSQLATRNSQLIDVHHAGTAMRFLTAFFAIQEGKDLSDLAEVVLTGSGRMKERPIKILVDALIQLGAEITYEENEGFPPIRIKGKKITQNKVSLPANVSSQYISALLLIAPKLEKGLELTLEGEITSIPYIKMTLALLNEIGVETSFVGNKITVCHAELVSASRLTVESDWSSASYWYSIVALSEIGYQVTLSSYKKNSLQGDCALIEIYKDFGVETTFNNDNSIIISKERVHNSQLSTLNSQLNNSPDIAQTIAVTCFGLGLGCDLYGLHTLKIKETDRLEALKTELTKLGGVVVVTNESLHLKPSTHINENIAINTYQDHRMAMAFAPLALKVSIKINEAEVVSKSYPDFWEDLKKIGVLVK, from the coding sequence ATGAATTTACTTTTAAAAAACTCGAAACTCGAAACTCGAAACTCGAAACTTCAAATCACAGGTTCAAAATCTGAAACCAATAGATTGCTATTGTTGCAAGCTTTATATCCTAATCTGATTTTAGAAAATACTTCCAATTCTGATGATTCAGAAGTTATGTTTAAAGCATTACAAAACTCGCAACTTGCAACTCGCAACTCGCAACTTATTGACGTTCATCACGCGGGAACAGCAATGCGATTTTTAACTGCTTTTTTTGCTATCCAAGAAGGTAAAGACTTGTCCGACTTGGCGGAAGTTGTTTTAACAGGTTCTGGCCGAATGAAAGAACGCCCAATAAAAATTTTAGTTGATGCTTTAATTCAGTTAGGAGCAGAAATTACTTATGAAGAAAATGAAGGATTTCCACCGATTCGAATTAAAGGAAAAAAAATCACTCAAAATAAAGTATCGCTTCCAGCCAATGTAAGTAGTCAGTATATTTCGGCATTATTGTTAATTGCTCCCAAGCTCGAAAAAGGTTTAGAGCTTACTCTTGAAGGAGAAATAACATCAATCCCATACATTAAAATGACTTTGGCTTTACTAAATGAAATAGGTGTAGAAACTTCATTTGTTGGAAATAAAATTACGGTTTGTCATGCTGAACTCGTTTCAGCATCTCGATTAACAGTTGAGTCTGATTGGTCGTCTGCATCCTATTGGTATTCAATTGTTGCCTTATCTGAGATAGGTTATCAAGTTACACTTTCAAGTTATAAAAAAAACAGCTTACAGGGTGATTGTGCTTTGATTGAAATTTATAAGGATTTTGGAGTTGAAACTACTTTTAATAACGATAATTCAATCATAATTTCAAAAGAAAGAGTGCATAACTCTCAACTCTCAACTCTCAATTCGCAACTAAACAATTCCCCGGATATTGCTCAAACCATTGCAGTAACTTGTTTTGGATTAGGATTGGGTTGTGATTTATATGGTTTACATACGTTAAAAATTAAAGAAACCGACCGATTAGAAGCTTTAAAAACAGAACTAACTAAGTTGGGTGGAGTTGTTGTAGTAACGAATGAATCATTACATTTAAAGCCATCAACTCACATCAACGAAAATATAGCTATAAATACCTATCAAGACCACAGAATGGCGATGGCATTTGCACCTTTAGCTTTGAAAGTATCAATAAAAATTAATGAAGCGGAAGTGGTTTCAAAATCATATCCTGATTTTTGGGAAGATTTAAAGAAAATTGGGGTTTTGGTAAAATAG
- a CDS encoding nucleotide pyrophosphohydrolase: MNLKNSQQEVDNWINEHGVRYFNELTNMAQLTEEVGEVARIIARRYGEQSEKESDKNKDLGEELADVVFVVLCLANQTGVDLQAAFDKKMDLKTKRDHDRHHNNEKLK, from the coding sequence ATGAACCTAAAAAATTCCCAACAAGAAGTTGATAATTGGATTAACGAACACGGTGTTCGTTACTTCAATGAATTAACCAATATGGCGCAACTAACCGAAGAAGTAGGTGAAGTAGCCCGAATTATAGCCCGTCGTTATGGTGAACAATCAGAAAAAGAGTCTGATAAAAACAAAGACTTAGGTGAAGAATTGGCCGATGTTGTTTTTGTGGTTTTGTGTTTAGCCAATCAAACAGGAGTAGATTTGCAAGCGGCATTTGATAAAAAGATGGATTTAAAAACCAAACGCGATCACGATAGACATCATAATAATGAAAAACTTAAGTAG
- the dtd gene encoding D-aminoacyl-tRNA deacylase — translation MKAVIQRVSSSSVTINAKIVAEIQHGLLVLVGIEDADNQEDIHWLTSKIANLRIFEDHNNVMNLSLKDTNDDMIIVSQFTLHAATKKGNRPSYIKAAKPEIAIPLYESFITQMELELGKKVQTGQFGADMKVGIVNDGPVTIIIDTKNKE, via the coding sequence ATGAAAGCAGTAATTCAACGAGTTTCATCGTCTTCAGTTACCATTAATGCAAAAATAGTAGCAGAGATTCAACACGGACTTTTAGTTTTAGTTGGGATTGAAGATGCCGATAATCAAGAAGATATTCATTGGTTGACTTCAAAAATAGCGAATCTAAGAATTTTCGAAGACCATAATAATGTCATGAACTTGTCGTTAAAAGATACTAATGACGATATGATTATTGTGAGTCAATTCACCTTGCATGCTGCCACCAAAAAAGGAAATCGACCTTCCTATATCAAAGCCGCAAAACCCGAAATAGCTATTCCACTATACGAATCTTTTATTACTCAAATGGAATTGGAATTGGGTAAAAAAGTGCAAACGGGTCAATTTGGTGCCGATATGAAAGTAGGTATAGTAAACGACGGTCCTGTTACGATTATAATTGACACAAAAAATAAAGAGTAA
- the rsgA gene encoding ribosome small subunit-dependent GTPase A has product MTGIVYKSTGSWYTIKTESGAFLECRIKGKFRMKGIKSTNPIAVGDVVDYDIENTTDETTGVITAIQDRKNYIVRKSVNLSHQMHIIASNIDVVFLLVTINNPPTTTSFIDRFLVTAEAYGIEAVIVFNKIDTFDDPTLDEQLYLQHVYSSIGYKCLRVSAKDGKGIDELIALMKDKVSMFSGHSGVGKSTLVNTLEPSLNLKTKQISESHAQGKHTTTFAEMFDLSFGAKIIDTPGIRGFGIVDMEKQEIGDYFPEFFAIKDQCKFNNCLHKDEPHCAIKAALENDEISWSRYKSYTQILEGDEEQYRADIYDAERRASDETRK; this is encoded by the coding sequence ATGACTGGAATCGTATATAAATCTACCGGAAGTTGGTACACCATTAAAACAGAAAGTGGTGCTTTTTTAGAGTGCCGTATAAAAGGTAAATTTAGAATGAAAGGTATTAAAAGTACCAATCCAATTGCGGTGGGAGATGTAGTAGATTACGATATCGAAAATACAACCGATGAAACTACGGGTGTAATTACGGCAATTCAAGACAGAAAAAATTACATTGTTAGAAAATCTGTGAATTTATCACATCAAATGCATATCATAGCATCAAATATTGATGTGGTTTTTTTATTGGTAACCATCAATAATCCACCAACAACAACAAGTTTTATTGACCGATTTTTAGTTACTGCAGAAGCTTACGGAATTGAAGCTGTAATTGTTTTCAATAAAATAGACACGTTTGATGACCCAACATTAGACGAACAGTTGTATTTACAACATGTGTATTCTTCAATTGGTTATAAATGTTTACGCGTTTCTGCTAAAGACGGAAAAGGAATTGATGAATTAATAGCTTTAATGAAAGATAAAGTTTCTATGTTTTCTGGGCATTCAGGTGTTGGGAAATCAACTTTGGTAAACACTTTGGAACCATCTTTGAATTTAAAAACAAAGCAAATTTCCGAATCTCATGCACAAGGAAAGCACACTACAACTTTTGCAGAAATGTTTGATTTATCTTTTGGGGCAAAAATTATTGATACGCCAGGTATTCGAGGTTTTGGGATTGTAGATATGGAAAAACAAGAAATTGGGGATTATTTTCCTGAGTTTTTCGCTATCAAAGACCAATGCAAATTCAATAATTGTTTGCATAAAGACGAACCACATTGCGCCATTAAAGCAGCTTTAGAAAACGACGAAATTTCATGGTCACGCTATAAAAGTTATACGCAAATATTGGAAGGCGACGAAGAGCAATATCGAGCAGATATTTATGATGCAGAACGAAGAGCCAGTGATGAAACAAGAAAATAA
- a CDS encoding bifunctional 3-deoxy-7-phosphoheptulonate synthase/chorismate mutase type II, producing the protein MENKIELHTWLDDFQLNHPLVIAGPCSAETEEQVLKIAHELKNSDVSIFRAGIWKPRTRPGGFEGVGEIGLKWLQKAKAETGLLMATEVATAAHVRLALEHDIDVLWIGARTTVNPFAVQEIADALEGTDKIVLLKNPVNPDLSLWIGGLERLYNANIKKLGVIHRGFSTYEKTKYRNNPEWQIAIDLQNRFPDLPLICDPSHITGKRDMIQEVSQQALDLNYDGLIIETHIDPDNAWSDAAQQVTPAILKQMFINLKVRKVTDDESEYNQKMAKLRMQIDEFDGKLLEILGNRMKVANKIGLLKKEKNVAILQNKRWNEILSKMLLEGQEKGLSNDFVMLLFKAIHQESITHQENVINK; encoded by the coding sequence ATGGAAAATAAAATAGAATTACATACTTGGTTAGATGATTTTCAGTTGAACCATCCTTTAGTTATTGCAGGTCCTTGCAGTGCAGAAACGGAAGAACAAGTTTTAAAAATTGCCCACGAATTGAAAAATTCAGATGTTTCGATTTTTCGTGCCGGAATTTGGAAACCTCGCACACGTCCTGGCGGATTTGAAGGTGTGGGAGAAATCGGCTTGAAATGGTTGCAAAAAGCCAAAGCCGAAACCGGTTTGTTAATGGCAACGGAAGTAGCAACAGCTGCTCACGTAAGATTAGCATTGGAACACGATATAGATGTATTGTGGATTGGAGCCAGAACAACTGTAAATCCGTTTGCAGTTCAAGAAATTGCAGATGCTTTAGAAGGAACGGATAAAATCGTTTTATTAAAAAATCCTGTAAACCCCGATTTATCCTTATGGATTGGTGGTTTAGAGCGATTGTATAATGCGAACATTAAGAAATTAGGTGTAATTCACAGGGGATTTTCAACTTATGAAAAAACAAAATACCGTAATAATCCGGAGTGGCAAATAGCAATTGATTTACAAAATCGTTTTCCTGATTTACCTTTGATTTGCGATCCATCACACATTACTGGAAAGCGCGATATGATTCAAGAAGTGTCGCAGCAAGCTTTAGATTTGAATTACGATGGATTAATTATTGAAACCCATATTGATCCTGACAATGCATGGAGTGATGCTGCGCAACAAGTAACACCTGCTATATTGAAGCAAATGTTTATCAATTTAAAGGTTAGAAAAGTAACGGATGACGAAAGTGAATACAACCAAAAAATGGCAAAACTGCGCATGCAAATTGACGAGTTTGATGGAAAATTGTTAGAAATTTTAGGAAACAGAATGAAAGTTGCCAATAAAATTGGGTTACTTAAAAAAGAAAAAAACGTAGCTATATTGCAAAATAAGCGGTGGAATGAAATTTTAAGCAAAATGCTTTTAGAAGGTCAAGAAAAAGGATTGAGTAATGACTTTGTTATGTTATTGTTTAAAGCTATTCACCAAGAAAGTATTACACATCAAGAAAATGTGATTAACAAATAA